Part of the Salinigranum rubrum genome is shown below.
CGACGCGCACCTCGAAGAGACCGTCGAGACCGCCCGCTGGGCCCGGGAGTTCTTGACCGAGAACCTGGACGCCCACACCTGGGAGAGCGCCGGCAACTTCGTCCTCGCGGAGGTCGGTGACGCCACCGCCGTCTCCGAGGCGAGCCAGCGGGCGGGCGTCATCGTCCGCGACTGCTCTTCGTTCGGGTTGCCCGCGTGCATCCGCGTCTCGACCGGCACCCGCGAGGAGACGAAACGCGCCGTCGAGGTACTGAACCGGGTCGCTCATGAGGTGACGGAGGCGTGAGGGTCGCCCTGACCGGGACGCCCGGGACGGGCAAGACCACGGCGTCCGAGCGGCTTCCCTACCCCACACTCCACCTCAACGACGCCGTCCGCGAACACGACCTCTGGACCGAGGAGGACACCGACCGCGACTCGCTCGTCGTCGACGTCGACGCCCTCGCCGCGTGGGTCGACGACCACGTCGAAGCGGGGGAGACGGTCGTCCTCGAATCACACCTCGCACACCTCCTCGACGCCGACCGCGTCGTCGTCCTCCGGTGTCGCCCGGACGTGCTCGAATCGCGGCTGCGAGAGCGCGGCGAGAGCGACGCCAAAGCGGCCGAAAATTCGGAGAGCGAGGCGCTCGACGTCGTCCTCTCCGAATCGGTTCAGCGGCACGGAGAAGAGCGGGTGTACGAGATAGACACGACAGAGCGCACGCCCGAGGACGTCGCGGCCGAAATCGAGGCGGTC
Proteins encoded:
- a CDS encoding adenylate kinase family protein translates to MRVALTGTPGTGKTTASERLPYPTLHLNDAVREHDLWTEEDTDRDSLVVDVDALAAWVDDHVEAGETVVLESHLAHLLDADRVVVLRCRPDVLESRLRERGESDAKAAENSESEALDVVLSESVQRHGEERVYEIDTTERTPEDVAAEIEAVVDGDREPSAGTVDFTDYLHP